TTTTCTCCTGAATTTTTTGAGGCTTCCTTCTGCCATTCAAAATATTCGGCTATGTCCAAGTATTTTTTACTCGAGGCCCATTTTTCATCTTGTTCCATTAGTAAAGCACCAATCAAGCGGATAGCCGATTCCCGATTAGGAAAGATCCTAATAACCCTTTCGCGCCGGCGGATTTCTTCGTTTAACCGTTCTAAACTATTGGTGGTACGAAGTCTTTTGCGATA
Above is a genomic segment from Carboxydothermus pertinax containing:
- a CDS encoding transposase, with protein sequence YRKRLRTTNSLERLNEEIRRRERVIRIFPNRESAIRLIGALLMEQDEKWASSKKYLDIAEYFEWQKEASKNSGE